The genomic DNA GGGCAAGTGGGGCATCGGCCTGTATCTCAGCCGCGATGCCGTGGCCTCGGCCTATGGCGCGGCGGGCTCGGTCATCGCCCTGCTGCTGTGGATCTTCTATTCCTCGCAGGTGTTCTTCTTCGGCGCGGTGCTCACGCACCAGTATTCCAGCCTGCGCCAGGCGCGCGCCCGCGACCTGGGCGCCCCGGCGGCCGAGACGGCGATGGCGGATACGCAGGCGCATGAGCCAGGGGCGGCGCCGGTGCCCGCCCACACAGCCACGCCGGTGGCGGTGGAACCGGTAGTCGGCCCGCTGCCCGCCACGGCGGCCACCACGACGGTGCCTGAAGACGAACCGATCGACACGCCGCCCAAGCAGGCCGTGCTGCTGGATCCGGCGCGCGCGCCGACCGTGCCGCCGGCGCCGAAACAGCCGTCCTGATTCCTCGCCTCAGGAATCGCCCGGCCGCCGCACAGCGGACGGCAGGCGGCCGCTGACGCGCACGAACGCCCGCCGCATCCCCTGCTCCGACGCGAACCCGCTGCGGCGCGCCACGTCCTTCAATCCCAGGGACGTGGATCCGAGCAGCGCCCCCGCGCACTCGACCCGGATGCGTTCCACGGCGGCCGCGGGCCGCTCTCCCGTGGCATCCACGAACTTGCGATAGAAGGAACGCAGCGACTGACCGCTGGCCTGGGCCATGTCCTGCGTGCGCCAGGCCAATCCCGGCCGCGCCGCGATGTCCGCCAGCAAGGTCGCGAAGGTGGCCACGCCGGCATTCTGCATGCGCAGCACATCGCTGTACTGGGACTGGCCGCCGGGGCGGCGCACGTGCACCACCAGCCGCCGCGCCACCTCGCCGGCGCAGGCAGCCCCGGCATCCTCGTCGATCAACGCCAAGGCCAGGTCTATGCCTGCGCTGACGCCGGCCGAGGTATAGACATTGTCGTCACGCAGGTAGATGGGCTCCGGGTTCACGCGCACCCGGGGGTGGCGCGCGGCCAGCGTCGCGGCGGCGCGCCAATGGGTGCACGCCTGGCGGCCATCCAGCAGGCCGGCGGCGGCCAACAGGAAGGCGCCCGTGCAGACCGAGCAGACACGCCGTGACGTGGCGGCCAGGGCCGCCACGGCCGCCACGTGCGCCGGGTCCGCGGCCGCGGCCTCGACGCCCGGGCCCCCGGGGACGATCAGCGTATCGATCTCGCCGTCCAGCGCCGCCAGCGGCTCGCTGAGGATATCCAGCGGGCCGGTACCGCGTATCGCCCCGCCCGGCAGGCTGGCGACGCGGATCCGGTACAGCGGCCCGCCCTCTTCCGCGGCCGTCGCGAAAGCCTGCAAGGGGCCGGCCAGGTCGATGGCCTGGAAACCGGGAAAGACCAGCAGCAGGACCAAGGGTGGCACGGAGTGAGCGCGGATTGGCACACGCGAGAGCATCGGCATTCCTATGATGGCGGAACTGGCGCTGCCATGGCTCGAGCGCTGAACGGCAAGCCGTCCTGACATGGGAGACACGCAATGCGCGTGAATTTTGCTTTGTTCGAAGAAGTCACGCAACTGGACCTGACCGGTCCGTTCGAGGTGCTGGCGCGCGCGCCAGGCTTCCAGTGCGAGCTGGTGGCCAAGACCCTTGCGCCCGTGCGCTCGGACCGTGGCCTGGGGCTGCTGCCCACGCGCACCCTGGCCGACGCCGGCCCCTGCGACGTGCTGGTGGTGCCCGGCGGCCCGGGCGCGGATGCCGCGCTGGGCGACCCTGAGTGGGTGGCCTTCGTGCGCGACCAGGCGGCCCAGGCGCGCTGGGTGTTCGGCATCTGCACGGGTTCGCTGCTGCTTGGCGCGGCAGGCGTGCTGCAAGGCAGGCGCGCGTCCAGCCACTGGATGGCCCGGGATCTGCTGGCCGCCTTCGGCGCCACGCCGATGCCGGACCGCATGACCCAGGACGGCAAGCTGTTCACCTCGGGCGGCGTGACGGCAGGCATCGACATGGCCCTGCTGCTGGTCGCCAGGGTGCTGGACAAGGCCGCTGCCGAGCAGATCCAGCTGCAGATCGAATACGACCCCGATCCGCCCTTTCCGGGCGGCACGCCCGCCACCTCGCGCGAGGAGATCGTGCAGCGCTGCGTGGCGGCGGGCAGCGCGCGGCGGGCGCTGCGGGAGGCGGCGGTGCAGGCCGCCGCCGCGCGGCTGGGAACATGACCGCCGCCTGCCCGCGGGCGGACACGAAAATTCGACGGGCGATCTGTTAAAAGACGCACATCCTTTTTCCAGCGCGTCTTCCATGACCAGCCCTCCCGGCCATCCGTCACCCTTCAAGAGCACCGGCGGCCTGCGCCGCATCGGCAACGCCCTGCGCTATTCGCTGCAAGGCCTGCAGGCCGCGTTGAAATACGAAGCCGCCTTTCGCCAGGAATTGGCGCTGGCGATGCTGATGATTCCGGCCGCCTTCTTCCTGGGCCGCAACGCCACCGAGGTGCTGCTGCTGATCCTGTGCGTGATCGTGGTGCTGGTGGTGGAATTGCTGAACTCCGCCATCGAGGCGCTGGCCGATGCGCTGTCGGTCGAACGCCACCCGCTGCTGGGCCGCGCCAAGGACCTGGGCAGCGCGGCCGTGATGCTGTCGCTGCTCTTCACCATCGCCACCTGGCTGATCGTGGCCGTCAGCCGTTATCTCGAATAAACGACACCCGCGGGGTGCAATGCCCCTGCTTGTTGCAGCTTGATTTGCCGCAAGGCGATGGACACGGCACACTTCAGGGTAATCCCTGAGAACCGACTGGACATCGCATGCGCACATCGACTTCCCCTGCCCCTCACCGTGTCGTCATCGTCGGCGGCGGCGCGGGCGGCCTGGAACTGGCGGCCCAGCTTGGCCGCCGCTTCGGCCCCCAAGCCATCACGCTCGTCGACGCGCGTCCCATGCACATCTGGAAGCCCTCGCTGCATGAAGCCGCGGCGGGCACGCTGGACATCCAGCAGGAAGGCCTGACCTATCTGGTGCTGGCGCAACTGAACCGCTTTTCCTTCGTGCTGGGCGGCCTGACCTCGGTGGACCGCGAGGCGCGCAAGATCACGGTGTCCGCCGTGGTGTCGCCCGACGGCGAGGAAGTCGTGCCCGAGCGCGTGATTGCCTATGACACGCTGGTCATGGCCGTGGGCAGCACCTCGAACTTCTTCGGCACCCAGGGCGCGGAAGCCCACGCGGTGACGCTGGACACGGTGGAGCAGGCCGAGCGCTTCCGCCTGCTGATGCTCAAGGCCATGTACCAGTTGAACGAGCGCCGCGACCGCGACGAGCAGGCCAAGCTGAACCTGGTGATCGTGGGCGCGGGCGCGACCGGCGTGGAACTGGCCGTGGAGTTGTACGAGGCCGGCCATGTGGTCAGCGCCTACGGCCTGCGCAACTTCAAGCCCTCGCGCGACATGGTGATCACGATCATCGAAGGCGGCCCGCGCATCCTGGGCGCGCTGCCCGAGAAGATTTCCGAAGCCGCCTACAACCGCCTGTCGCAGGTGGGCGTGCGCGTCGAGACGAACTGCCGCGTGGCCGAGGTGCGCCCCGGCAGCGTGCTGACCGGCGACGGCCGCGAGTTCCCGGCTGACCTGTGCATGTGGGCCGCGGGCATCAAGGGCCAGCCGGTCCTGGACGCGCTGGACCTGCCGCAGAACCGCATCGGCCAACTGGAAGTGGATGCGCGCCTGCACACCAGCGACCCGCACATCCTGGCCCTGGGCGATTGCGCCTCGGCCCCGTGGCGCGATGGCCGCAGCGTGCCCGCGCGCGCGCAGGCCGCGCACCAGCAGGCCGACTACCTGGGCAAGCTGCTGGGCGCGCGCATACGCGGCCAGGCCGAGCCGCAGACGGGCTATGTCTATGAAGACCACGGCTCGCTGGTGTCGCTGGGCCAGGACGCCGGCGTGGGCAGCCTGATGGGCAAGCTCACGGGCAGGGGCCTGTTCGTAAGCGGTACACTGGCACGCCTGATGTACATGAGCCTGCACCTGATGCACCACAAGGCCATCCTTGGCATCGGCCGCACCGCCACGCTGGCGCTGGCGCGCCTGCTCATGAAGCGCACGCAGTCGCGCGTGAAGCTGCACTGACGCGAAGACGCCGGGGCCGCGCCCCTTCCGACCACACGACACGCAGGAAACCGCAGTGACCTTTACCCGCAAACTGGACCAGGCCTGGGCCGACTCGAACTCGCTGCTGATGGTGGGACTGGACCCCGATCCGCAACGCTTCCCGGCGGAACTCACGGACCGTCCGGATGCGATCCTGCAATTCTGCAGTGCCATCGTCGACGCGACCGCCCCCTATGTCTGTGGCTTCAAGCCGCAGATCGCGTATTTCGCCTCGCGCCGCGCGGAAGACCAGCTGGAAGCGCTGTGCGCCTACATCCGCGAGCACCACCCGACGCTGCCCATCGTGCTGGACGCCAAGCGCGGCGACATCGGCTCCACCGCCGAGAACTACGCCCGCGAAGCCTTCGAGCGCTTCGATGCGGACGCCGTCACCGTCAGCCCCTACATGGGTTTCGACTCCATCGAGCCCTACCTGGCCTGGCGCGACCGCGGCGTGATCATCCTGTGCCGCACGTCCAACCCCGGCGGCTCGGACCTGCAATTCCTGACGACAGACAACGGCGACCCGCTGTACCTGCGCGTGGCGGAACTGGTGGGCACGAAGTGGAACACCAACGGCCAGTGCGGCCTGGTGGTGGGCGCGACCTTCCCCAAGGAACTGGCTGCCGTGCGCCAGCGCGTGGGCGACAGCGTGCCCCTGCTGGTGCCCGGCATCGGCGCGCAGGGCGGCGACATCCCCGCCACGGTGCAGGCGGGCGGCAATGCCGCCGGCACGGGCATGATGATCAACTCGTCCCGTGCCATTCTTTATGCAAGCGGCGGCGATGACTGGCGCGAGGCCGCGGGCCGCGCGGCCAAGGCCACGCGCGACGCGATCAACGCGGTGCGCTAGGCGCAAAAGCCTGCCCGCGATCTTGCGGGCAGGATAGGCAGCGTCAGCGTTGCGCCAGCGCCGCCAGTTCAGCGTCGCTCATGCCCAGGGCCTGGTCGACGAGGGCACACGTCACCGCCACGGCTTGCCGCAGCTCGCCCTCCTCGATGATGCCCGGCACATCGCCCGCGGACAGGATGCGGTTCACCCGTGAATCGGGTTTGCCAAAACCGGCCACCAGCCGCAGGGCCGGAATCCCCTGGCGCGCAAAATTGGCGTGGTCTGAATTCGGCATCAAGGGCAACCAGGTGCCCACCGAAACGCCGACGCTGGCCGCAGCCCTGTCGACCACCGGCGCCAAGGCGGGAAACTCGCTGATCAGCGCGGTCAGCGACATGTCGCCCGCCACGGTATCCAGATTGACATCGAACTTGATGCGCGCCCGCTCCACGGGATCCATGTCGGCGAGATAGCGCGCCGACCCCGTCAGCGCCCACTCCTCGGCGCAGAAAAAGCAGAGGCGCAAGCTGGGCGTGCCGGGCCCCACGCGCTGGGCGAGCGCGCGCGCCGCCGCGAGTGCCGTCGCGACACCCGTGGCATTGTCGAGCGCGCTGACACCAAGATCGTGCCCGTCCATGTGCGCGCTGATCACAATGATGCCATCACGCCCTCCCGGGAACTCGGCGACCCCCACCGCTGCCTGGGCATCCGGCAACTCTTCTCCCTGCAGAAGCAGGCGCACACGCGTCGCGCCCTGGGCGCAGGCAGCGGCCAATTGCCGGGCGCTTTCAAAGTCCGTGTAGGCGGCCGGGATGCCTGCGGCCCCGCGAGCGCGGCCGGACGACCCCGACAGCACGCCCTGCAATGGCACGTTGTTGGCGATGAGAAAGCCCGCTGCGCCGGCCTGCACCGCCATGTCATATTTCCGGCGGCGATGCACGTGATCGCCGGTGAAGGGAAACTCATGGCGTACCAGCACGATCTTGCCGCGCACCGCAACGCCCAGGCGGGCGAAGTCCTCGGGCCTGCCTCGCCCCACGTCCACGACATCGGCCTCGAGCCCGGACGCTGGCGTGTTTGCCGAGCGCAAGAGCGCTCGCACCGGCAAGTGCTTGCCATCCAGCGTCAGCTCGGCCCGCAGGCAACGCCAGCCGTCGTAAGGCACCTGCAACTGCCGCAACCGTGGCGCGATCGGCCGCAGGCGCGACAGGGCCCAGTCCATGGCAGCGGCGTCCTGGCCGCTGCCGGACATGCGGCCACCAAATCCACACAGGGTCTCGAAGTCGTTCATCAAGGCCGCATCGGCGGCGGCCGTTTCTAACCAGGTCTGCAAAATCTTGTCTCTCCGGAAGGGTGGCGGCTTGGTCGTGCCGCTGTTCTCATTCAAACGTGATGTTCGCGCGCTGGATCACTTCCTGCCAGCGTGCAAGGTCCTCGCTGACCAGGCGCTGCAAGGCGCTGCCGCTGGTGTCCGCCGACGCGCTCACGCCCACGCTCTCCAGGCGTTGGCGCACCGGCACGGCCTGCATCACGTTCTTCATGGC from Orrella dioscoreae includes the following:
- a CDS encoding GlxA family transcriptional regulator; translated protein: MPPLVLLLVFPGFQAIDLAGPLQAFATAAEEGGPLYRIRVASLPGGAIRGTGPLDILSEPLAALDGEIDTLIVPGGPGVEAAAADPAHVAAVAALAATSRRVCSVCTGAFLLAAAGLLDGRQACTHWRAAATLAARHPRVRVNPEPIYLRDDNVYTSAGVSAGIDLALALIDEDAGAACAGEVARRLVVHVRRPGGQSQYSDVLRMQNAGVATFATLLADIAARPGLAWRTQDMAQASGQSLRSFYRKFVDATGERPAAAVERIRVECAGALLGSTSLGLKDVARRSGFASEQGMRRAFVRVSGRLPSAVRRPGDS
- a CDS encoding DJ-1/PfpI family protein, which produces MRVNFALFEEVTQLDLTGPFEVLARAPGFQCELVAKTLAPVRSDRGLGLLPTRTLADAGPCDVLVVPGGPGADAALGDPEWVAFVRDQAAQARWVFGICTGSLLLGAAGVLQGRRASSHWMARDLLAAFGATPMPDRMTQDGKLFTSGGVTAGIDMALLLVARVLDKAAAEQIQLQIEYDPDPPFPGGTPATSREEIVQRCVAAGSARRALREAAVQAAAARLGT
- a CDS encoding diacylglycerol kinase, with translation MTSPPGHPSPFKSTGGLRRIGNALRYSLQGLQAALKYEAAFRQELALAMLMIPAAFFLGRNATEVLLLILCVIVVLVVELLNSAIEALADALSVERHPLLGRAKDLGSAAVMLSLLFTIATWLIVAVSRYLE
- a CDS encoding NAD(P)/FAD-dependent oxidoreductase — translated: MRTSTSPAPHRVVIVGGGAGGLELAAQLGRRFGPQAITLVDARPMHIWKPSLHEAAAGTLDIQQEGLTYLVLAQLNRFSFVLGGLTSVDREARKITVSAVVSPDGEEVVPERVIAYDTLVMAVGSTSNFFGTQGAEAHAVTLDTVEQAERFRLLMLKAMYQLNERRDRDEQAKLNLVIVGAGATGVELAVELYEAGHVVSAYGLRNFKPSRDMVITIIEGGPRILGALPEKISEAAYNRLSQVGVRVETNCRVAEVRPGSVLTGDGREFPADLCMWAAGIKGQPVLDALDLPQNRIGQLEVDARLHTSDPHILALGDCASAPWRDGRSVPARAQAAHQQADYLGKLLGARIRGQAEPQTGYVYEDHGSLVSLGQDAGVGSLMGKLTGRGLFVSGTLARLMYMSLHLMHHKAILGIGRTATLALARLLMKRTQSRVKLH
- the pyrF gene encoding orotidine-5'-phosphate decarboxylase; translated protein: MTFTRKLDQAWADSNSLLMVGLDPDPQRFPAELTDRPDAILQFCSAIVDATAPYVCGFKPQIAYFASRRAEDQLEALCAYIREHHPTLPIVLDAKRGDIGSTAENYAREAFERFDADAVTVSPYMGFDSIEPYLAWRDRGVIILCRTSNPGGSDLQFLTTDNGDPLYLRVAELVGTKWNTNGQCGLVVGATFPKELAAVRQRVGDSVPLLVPGIGAQGGDIPATVQAGGNAAGTGMMINSSRAILYASGGDDWREAAGRAAKATRDAINAVR
- a CDS encoding M28 family peptidase; protein product: MQTWLETAAADAALMNDFETLCGFGGRMSGSGQDAAAMDWALSRLRPIAPRLRQLQVPYDGWRCLRAELTLDGKHLPVRALLRSANTPASGLEADVVDVGRGRPEDFARLGVAVRGKIVLVRHEFPFTGDHVHRRRKYDMAVQAGAAGFLIANNVPLQGVLSGSSGRARGAAGIPAAYTDFESARQLAAACAQGATRVRLLLQGEELPDAQAAVGVAEFPGGRDGIIVISAHMDGHDLGVSALDNATGVATALAAARALAQRVGPGTPSLRLCFFCAEEWALTGSARYLADMDPVERARIKFDVNLDTVAGDMSLTALISEFPALAPVVDRAAASVGVSVGTWLPLMPNSDHANFARQGIPALRLVAGFGKPDSRVNRILSAGDVPGIIEEGELRQAVAVTCALVDQALGMSDAELAALAQR